The region AGTTCTCTTTTTAGGTTAGCCATTGATTACTTAATATCGTTTTTGTTACGCATGAGCACTTGTTGAGTCCCGTTAAACTCAGCCGCGTGCCCTACCACAGTTACGGCACCAGTAGGCAATGCATCGTCGCCAAAAGTAGCCGCCGAACGGGTATATACTATAGCCTCTTTGCTATCTTTGGCAATGGTTTGATTACCTTTATTGTCTTTAAACTTACCTGTTCCAGTAAAAGTAACCCCTACAATTTGCACCAATTTACCTTCATGATTATCAGTGTTCAAATCGTCAATAGTAACGGTTTCGGGCGTAGGCAAGGTACCATCGGCAACCTTTTTTGCGCTATTGTTAGGCACATTGCTTACTTGCAATAATCCGTTAAACTCAGAAAGCTCAGTACCTTTAACAACTACCACTATTTCGTCGCCCAAAGCAAAAGCATGGTCGCTTGTAAACCTTACTACGATTCCGCCTGAGGTATCTTGAATAAAAATGTTACGAGAAGTAATGTTACCTCCATCTTTGTCAGAAGTAACTACCCCTTTTATTTTAAAGTCATCGGCAATATTTACATTGCTACCTTTATACAAGTCACGAATCTCTTTGATCGAGATCACCGCAATGCCTGCGGTAGGGTCGCAACGCTCGCCCTGTAAGCCAAAAATGTCTTTGATGGTGCGCAGTTCAAGTTGCACTGTACCATTAAAAGAAGAACCCACCCCGGTAATGGTGCC is a window of Microscilla marina ATCC 23134 DNA encoding:
- a CDS encoding DUF5689 domain-containing protein, yielding MRLNKTFFYILLGWVAVLGMTSCADEKIAIPESLIPKVITVEEFNTGNYNGKLVQIEGVQFEESEGTKFNGTTSNANGNKTVSDCAGNTFLLFTSTSRDFANSTLPRGNGTITGVGSSFNGTVQLELRTIKDIFGLQGERCDPTAGIAVISIKEIRDLYKGSNVNIADDFKIKGVVTSDKDGGNITSRNIFIQDTSGGIVVRFTSDHAFALGDEIVVVVKGTELSEFNGLLQVSNVPNNSAKKVADGTLPTPETVTIDDLNTDNHEGKLVQIVGVTFTGTGKFKDNKGNQTIAKDSKEAIVYTRSAATFGDDALPTGAVTVVGHAAEFNGTQQVLMRNKNDIK